One Haemorhous mexicanus isolate bHaeMex1 chromosome 9, bHaeMex1.pri, whole genome shotgun sequence DNA segment encodes these proteins:
- the TMED5 gene encoding transmembrane emp24 domain-containing protein 5 has translation MGPRLLLVPLGCLALLLPPPGAAEFSPSLDSDFTFTLPAGRKECFYQPMRKEASLELEYQVLDGAGLDVDFHLLSPKGETLVFDERKSDGVHTVETEDGDYMFCFDNTFSTISEKVIFFELILDNMGEDGQDEEDWKKYVTGTDLLDMKLEDILESINSVKARLSKSVQIQTLLRAFEARDRNIQESNFDRVNFWSMVNLGVMVVVSAVQVYMLKSLFEDKRKSRT, from the exons ATGGGGCcgcggctgctgctggtgccGCTCGGGTGCCTcgcgctgctgctgccgccgcccggCGCCGCCGAGTTCAGCCCCTCCCTGGACAGCGACTTCACGTTCACGCTGCCCGCCGGCCGTAAGGAGTGCTTCTACCAGCCCATGCGCAAGGAGGCCTCGCTGGAGCTCGAGTACCAG GTTCTAGATGGAGCAGGATTAGATGTTGATTTTCATCTGCTCTCCCCAAAAGGTGAAACTCTAGTTTTTGATGAAAGAAAATCAGATGGAGTTCATAC TGTGGAAACAGAAGATGGGGATTACATGTTCTGCTTTGACAACACATTCAGTACCATTTCTGAAAAGGTGATTTTCTTTGAATTGATCCTGGACAATATGGGAGAAGATGGTCAAGATGAGGAAGATTGGAAGAAGTACGTTACAGGCACAGATCTCCTAGACATGAAGTTGGAAGATATTTTG GAATCCATCAACAGTGTCAAAGCCAGATTAAGCAAAAGTGTCCAGATTCAGACCCTGCTCAGAGCATTTGAGGCTCGTGACCGAAACATACAAGAAAGCAACTTTGACAGAGTGAATTTCTGGTCCATGGTCAACTTGGGAGTAATGGTGGTGGTATCAGCTGTTCAGGTTTACATGTTGAAAAGTCTCTTTGAAGATAAGAGGAAAAGTAGAACTTAA